The following coding sequences lie in one Nonomuraea muscovyensis genomic window:
- a CDS encoding alanine racemase, which produces MTIQLPPSAAPRSAYPVDVLPPELRRLLRYLAKAGPPVSAYVYDGAVAAERARELRAALPDWAAVYYAVKANSFPGVVAALAPHVDGFEVASRAELELALHARPTDDGPPAVVAAGPAKSVPVLTALVREQVEAINAESLLELHRISRIAVAEGVTARVALRVNPAAIPVTGSLHMGGVPSQFGVAEPDVPGVLRAARGLPGLDLVGFHVHAASGNLDADAHADYLRWCVEWSTRTAREHGVDLRHIDIGGGIGVAFEGEKPFDVARFGELAAQVEPPAGAKVVLEPGRFLVADCGWYAAEVTDVKSSYGEHFVVLRGGINHFQLPTSWDIVHNMAVLPIDRWPEGCPRPTAENTEVTVVGELCTPEDTLLRDVRVDRVRAGDLVVFPYAGSYGWEFAMHRFLGHPVAERHLL; this is translated from the coding sequence ATGACGATCCAGCTTCCGCCCTCAGCCGCCCCCCGCTCCGCCTACCCGGTGGACGTGCTGCCCCCCGAGCTGCGCAGGCTGCTCCGCTACCTGGCCAAGGCCGGCCCGCCCGTCTCGGCCTACGTCTACGACGGAGCCGTCGCCGCCGAACGGGCCCGCGAACTGCGCGCCGCGCTGCCGGACTGGGCAGCCGTCTACTACGCCGTCAAGGCCAACTCCTTCCCCGGCGTCGTCGCGGCCCTGGCCCCGCACGTGGACGGGTTCGAGGTGGCGTCCAGGGCCGAACTGGAGCTCGCCCTGCACGCCCGCCCCACGGACGACGGCCCGCCCGCGGTGGTCGCCGCCGGCCCGGCCAAGTCCGTCCCCGTGCTGACCGCGCTGGTCCGCGAGCAGGTCGAGGCCATCAACGCCGAGAGCCTGCTCGAACTCCACCGGATCAGCCGGATCGCGGTCGCCGAGGGCGTGACCGCCCGGGTGGCGCTCCGCGTCAACCCCGCCGCGATCCCTGTCACGGGCTCCCTGCACATGGGCGGGGTCCCGTCGCAGTTCGGCGTCGCCGAGCCGGACGTGCCCGGCGTGCTGCGCGCGGCCCGGGGGTTGCCCGGCCTCGACCTCGTCGGCTTCCACGTGCACGCCGCCTCGGGCAACCTCGACGCCGACGCCCACGCCGACTACCTGCGCTGGTGCGTCGAGTGGAGCACCCGCACCGCGCGCGAGCACGGCGTAGACCTGCGCCACATCGACATCGGCGGCGGCATCGGCGTCGCCTTCGAGGGCGAGAAGCCGTTCGACGTGGCGCGCTTCGGCGAGCTGGCCGCCCAGGTCGAGCCGCCCGCCGGTGCGAAGGTCGTGCTGGAGCCGGGCAGGTTCCTGGTGGCCGACTGCGGCTGGTACGCCGCCGAGGTGACCGACGTGAAGTCCTCCTACGGCGAGCACTTCGTGGTGCTGCGCGGTGGCATCAACCACTTCCAGCTCCCCACGTCGTGGGACATCGTGCACAACATGGCGGTGCTGCCGATCGACCGCTGGCCCGAAGGATGCCCGCGCCCGACGGCCGAGAACACCGAGGTCACGGTCGTCGGCGAGCTGTGCACGCCGGAGGACACTCTGCTGCGCGACGTGCGGGTGGACCGCGTCCGCGCCGGCGACCTCGTCGTCTTTCCCTACGCGGGCTCCTACGGCTGGGAGTTCGCCATGCACCGCTTCCTGGGCCACCCCGTGGCCGAGCGCCACCTGCTCTGA
- a CDS encoding NUDIX hydrolase has protein sequence MSAATPHPEKPPPLTTTPDPEATPRPAATPRPTARVLLADAQDHVLLFRGLGPVKNSTYAWFTPGGGVHPGESLPAAASRELLEETGITLPPEAFGPVVAVTSGHWTSDEGGLFFARDSYFFARVPEATVDVSGMEQLERSLLDTFRWWPLADLRRTADRVIPLGLADLLEPLLAGDLPTTPLTLPWHLPEPTE, from the coding sequence ATGTCCGCAGCAACTCCCCACCCGGAGAAGCCACCGCCCCTGACGACGACGCCAGATCCGGAAGCGACACCGCGTCCGGCGGCGACACCGCGCCCGACCGCCCGCGTCCTGCTCGCCGACGCCCAGGACCACGTCCTGCTGTTCCGCGGCCTCGGCCCGGTGAAGAACTCCACCTACGCCTGGTTCACGCCGGGAGGCGGGGTCCACCCCGGCGAGTCGCTGCCCGCCGCAGCCTCCCGCGAACTGCTGGAGGAGACCGGGATCACGCTGCCGCCGGAGGCGTTCGGACCGGTGGTCGCCGTCACCTCCGGACACTGGACCAGCGACGAGGGCGGCCTCTTCTTCGCGCGCGACTCCTACTTCTTCGCCCGCGTGCCCGAGGCGACCGTGGACGTCTCGGGGATGGAGCAGCTCGAACGGTCCCTGCTCGACACCTTCCGCTGGTGGCCGCTCGCCGACCTGCGGCGCACCGCCGACCGCGTCATCCCCCTCGGCCTCGCCGACCTCCTGGAGCCCCTGCTCGCCGGCGACCTCCCCACCACCCCGCTCACCCTGCCCTGGCACCTCCCCGAGCCCACGGAGTAG